The Spea bombifrons isolate aSpeBom1 chromosome 7, aSpeBom1.2.pri, whole genome shotgun sequence genomic interval TCTTTGCCTGCTGGAAACCGTGCCaacctgtccctttaatttccaGTTATAGAGTAGAAGAGCCACCTCGTCTTGTGGAGCTCCAGAAAAGCGAGTGGGATCCCGTAATAGAATGGGCAGAAAAGAGGTGAAATATACTTGATATTTGCTAGTTTCTCTCAGAATTTAAGATCAATTGGAGCCTGCGCTAAACATTGGGAATCCTGGCAGCCAACTGTATGTAGTgttttggcaaaagtaaagacCAGCTTttaaacgtttggggtcactcaactgttttcatggaaaacaaggacatttctggctgtagcataattacaaaagggttttctaaccatcaattatccttttaaacttaaacttgaatcATTGAACACAACATGCTTTTGGAACACAGGACTGgtgggagtaataaagggccattggaacacaggagtgataggagtgataaatggccattggaacacaggagtgataggagtgataaagggccattggaacacaggagtgataaagggccattggaacacaggtgtgatgggagtgataaagggccattggaacacagagtgatgggagtgataaagggctgttggaacacaggagtgatgggagtgataaagggccattggaacacagagtgatgggagtgataaagggcctccgtacgcctatgaagagattccattaaaaatcatatgACTATCTCCTTTAAACATTCCTAAACACCCATTTTTTGCAGATACAATGTAGTTATTGGCTCTTCCACCAGCATCATGGGCCCCAACATCCCAAACGAGACCAAAGAAGTGTTCAGCCGTCACCTGGCATCCTACAACAGCTGGATGTTACTCGGTAGGATTCTACTGTTGTCTGGCATCATCTACAATCAATCAATGTTTAACGATCATCCTGCCATTGCGTAGGACTGTAGGGTATGCCGCTTGCTGGTTGGGACTTTGCTCTAGAGGGGAACTGCttgcacttttataactaaagaAGTTGTATGATCTTCATTTTTGTAAATTCCTTTCATTTCCTTTCTTTAACAGGCATTGAGTTCATTATTTCCCAACTGAAATCACTGATTCTCGCCATGGGGCTGGTCGACCGATCCTTATCAGTAGAGAAAGCTGTTCTTCTGTCGCGATTGGAAGAAGAGTTCCAGGTAAACATGTATTAACATTGTCTCCCTAACTCAACGTTCCCGTGCGTATACCCCATCCACGTTACATTTACTACATTTGTAGCCTTTTGCCCCTCTAAGACAGGGGTAACTAACAGGAATCCAGCTGTCTGAATGCCAGGTAAATCTTGTCTAAATAAACTAACTTCCTGCACCGTGTATTGTTTATGGTTCCATTTAGATCCAGCACTGGGGGAACGTTGAATGGGCGCACGAGTATGATCTGCAGGAGTTACAAGCCCGGACGGCTGCTGGCACCCTCTTTGTTCACCTGTGCTCTGAACGCTCAACTATAAAACACAAGCTTCTTCAAGACTGACGTCTCTTTGACGGAAACTCAGCAGGGACGCAGGTTCCCCCCACGTCTGGACTGTGGCAAGCGATGAAGAAGTCTATCTGGATAACAGTAAACCT includes:
- the ATPAF2 gene encoding ATP synthase mitochondrial F1 complex assembly factor 2, with amino-acid sequence MLQSLRSASARHFMLARGGLCSALCGLNTPKTQQRFYASPSERKKFYQNVSISQGESGFEINLDRRKLKTPQGKLFSVPTEALALAVATEWDCQRDTIKLYTMHLTTLCNTALDNPTLRNKDHLIRAALKFLETDTICYRVEEPPRLVELQKSEWDPVIEWAEKRYNVVIGSSTSIMGPNIPNETKEVFSRHLASYNSWMLLGIEFIISQLKSLILAMGLVDRSLSVEKAVLLSRLEEEFQIQHWGNVEWAHEYDLQELQARTAAGTLFVHLCSERSTIKHKLLQD